TATCGTGATCGACGAACTCGAATTGCGCCTGGCGATGTTGCAGGCGAAGGAAGCCCAGGTCCGCAGTGAGTATCTGGCGCATCACGACGCCCTGACCGGTCTCCCGAACCGCTTGATGCTGCTGGACCGGGCGAAACAGGCCCTCCTGCACGCCCAACGACATGGCACCCCGGTGGGCATGCTGGTGCTGGACCTCGACGCGTTCAAGACGGTGAACGATTCGCTCGGGCACGCGGTGGGGGACGAACTCCTGAAAGCGGTGGGAAAGCGGTTATGTACGGTCCTCCGGTCCGAAGACACGGTGGCCCGCTTCGGAGGGGACGAGTTCGTCATCCTGCTGCCCGAGCTTCGTGACGCGCTGGACGCCGCACGGGTGGCGCAAGGGCTTCAGGACGCCCTCGCCCACCCTTTCGAAGTAGACGGCTTTACGCTGGATATGCGGTGCAGTGTAGGCATCAGCTTATACCCCACCGACGGGCAGGACGCTGAAGCCCTGCTGCTCGCGGCCGACACCGCGATGTACCAGGCGAAAGCGGCCGGGAAGCGGCAGTACCGCTTTTACGCCCAGGACATGACCCGCGCGGCGCAGGCCAAACTCCACCTACGCGGGCAGCTGTCCCGAGCCGTGGACACCGGCGAGTTCGAGTTGCATTACCAGCCTCTGGTTGACCTGGCAACCGGGGCCATCATCGGGATGGAAGCGCTTGTCCGGTGGCGCGAAGCGAACGGCCGCCTGATCTCGCCCGCTACTTTCATTCCATTGGCGGAGGAAACGGGCCTGATCGTGCCGCTCGGCGCCTGGGTCCTCCGGGAGGCCTGCACGCAAGCAGTGCGCTGGCAGGTTGCTGGCCATCCGGACCTGGTGGTGGCAGTGAACGTGTCGGTGCGGCAGTGGGAGGAAGCAACGTTCGTGCCCCTGGTGCAGCAGATCCTGCTGGAGACAGGCCTGTCACCTTCGAGGCTGGTCCTGGAAATCACGGAGAGCGTGCTGCTCTCGGAGCCTGTGGAAGCGCGCCGGCAGGCGGAGCAGCTGGCCTCCCTGGG
This genomic stretch from Deinococcus malanensis harbors:
- a CDS encoding bifunctional diguanylate cyclase/phosphodiesterase; this translates as MLNPDTPDDQERLDHLHRYLVLDTPPEAEFDRITRFVKPLLRVPVVIISLVAAQRAWLKSTVGTNIHEMDRDSNCCGEAIKQYGVFVVEDLLATPRFQDDPMVKYEGARSYAGAPLTTPDGYNIGVLAVYDHRPRSFTPEEQAFLQDLAAIVIDELELRLAMLQAKEAQVRSEYLAHHDALTGLPNRLMLLDRAKQALLHAQRHGTPVGMLVLDLDAFKTVNDSLGHAVGDELLKAVGKRLCTVLRSEDTVARFGGDEFVILLPELRDALDAARVAQGLQDALAHPFEVDGFTLDMRCSVGISLYPTDGQDAEALLLAADTAMYQAKAAGKRQYRFYAQDMTRAAQAKLHLRGQLSRAVDTGEFELHYQPLVDLATGAIIGMEALVRWREANGRLISPATFIPLAEETGLIVPLGAWVLREACTQAVRWQVAGHPDLVVAVNVSVRQWEEATFVPLVQQILLETGLSPSRLVLEITESVLLSEPVEARRQAEQLASLGVRVALDDYGTGYSNLSQLQHLPIAQLKLDRTFVHPLPGGVRDQALVQSALTLGQALDAAVVAEGIETDTQLQVLRSLACPVGQGYFLGRPVPASEFALQHLQP